From Halapricum desulfuricans, a single genomic window includes:
- the ilvB gene encoding biosynthetic-type acetolactate synthase large subunit yields MSERASIPKRDPEEVPERESGIETVESGSEAIIASLEQAGVDHAFGVQGGAIMPVYDALYDSSIHHITMAHEQGAAHAADAYGIVTGEPGLAMATSGPGATNLITGLADAAMDSDPMIALTGQVATDFVGNDAFQETDTTGITMPVTKANYFANHSDTVGDDVSEAFALAREGRQGPTLVDLPKDITKGETDQWPKPPEAPDTHDEPVEADESAVEAAARTLKAADRPLILAGGGVIKSEASDELRSFAREYEIPVITTMPGLGTFPETDDLSLGMAGMHGTGAANMAVTNCDALLGVGTRFDDRLTGGVDTFAPDADVIHIDIDPAEISKNIEADHPLIGDAERVLEQIDDALTAAPTADQWREQCRTWTEEYPLDYEMPDDEPLKPQHVVETFDELADDDAIVTTGVGQHQMWAAQFWTYEYPRTWVSSNGLGTMGYGVPSAIGAKIGAPDTEVVAFDGDGSFLMTMQELSVAVRENLDITYVVLNNEAIGMVRQWQDGFYEGRRMASEYPWVPEFDKLAEAFGARGFRLEDPEDVEETIQAAREYDGPAVIDAIIDPAENVFPMVPSGGDNGLFALNEQHLEMI; encoded by the coding sequence ATGAGTGAACGCGCATCGATTCCCAAGCGGGACCCAGAAGAAGTTCCTGAACGAGAGAGCGGCATCGAAACGGTCGAGTCGGGCTCGGAGGCGATCATCGCCTCGCTCGAGCAGGCCGGCGTCGACCACGCATTCGGCGTCCAGGGCGGCGCGATCATGCCCGTCTACGACGCTCTGTACGACTCCTCGATCCATCACATCACGATGGCCCACGAGCAGGGCGCGGCCCACGCGGCCGACGCCTACGGGATCGTCACGGGCGAACCCGGCCTGGCGATGGCGACCTCCGGTCCCGGTGCGACGAACCTCATCACCGGGCTGGCCGACGCGGCGATGGATTCGGACCCGATGATCGCGCTGACCGGCCAGGTCGCGACCGACTTCGTCGGCAACGACGCCTTCCAGGAGACTGACACCACGGGTATCACGATGCCCGTCACGAAGGCCAACTACTTCGCCAACCACTCGGATACGGTCGGCGACGACGTCAGCGAGGCGTTCGCGCTGGCCCGTGAGGGCCGGCAGGGCCCGACGCTGGTCGACCTCCCCAAGGACATCACGAAAGGCGAGACCGACCAGTGGCCGAAACCGCCGGAGGCCCCGGACACCCACGACGAGCCTGTCGAAGCCGACGAGTCGGCCGTCGAGGCCGCGGCCCGGACCCTAAAGGCGGCCGATCGACCGCTCATCCTCGCCGGCGGCGGCGTCATCAAGAGCGAGGCCAGCGACGAACTGCGATCGTTCGCCCGCGAGTACGAGATCCCCGTCATCACGACGATGCCCGGGCTCGGCACGTTCCCGGAGACCGACGACCTCTCGCTGGGGATGGCCGGTATGCACGGGACCGGCGCAGCCAACATGGCCGTCACGAACTGTGACGCACTGTTGGGTGTCGGCACCCGATTCGACGACCGGTTGACCGGCGGCGTCGACACGTTCGCACCCGACGCCGACGTCATCCATATCGACATTGACCCGGCCGAAATTTCCAAGAACATCGAAGCCGATCACCCGCTGATCGGCGACGCCGAGCGCGTCCTCGAACAGATCGACGACGCACTGACGGCCGCGCCGACGGCCGATCAGTGGCGCGAACAGTGCCGGACCTGGACCGAGGAGTATCCGCTGGACTACGAGATGCCCGACGACGAACCGCTCAAGCCACAGCACGTCGTCGAGACGTTCGACGAACTGGCCGATGACGACGCCATCGTCACCACGGGCGTCGGCCAACACCAGATGTGGGCGGCCCAGTTCTGGACCTACGAGTACCCGCGCACGTGGGTCTCCAGCAACGGCCTGGGGACGATGGGCTATGGCGTCCCCTCGGCGATCGGCGCGAAGATCGGCGCCCCCGATACGGAGGTCGTCGCCTTCGACGGGGACGGATCCTTCCTGATGACGATGCAGGAGCTGTCGGTCGCGGTCCGGGAGAACCTCGATATCACCTACGTCGTGCTCAACAACGAGGCGATCGGGATGGTCCGCCAGTGGCAGGACGGCTTCTACGAGGGCCGCCGGATGGCCAGCGAGTACCCGTGGGTGCCGGAGTTCGACAAGCTCGCGGAGGCCTTTGGCGCCCGCGGGTTCCGGCTGGAAGATCCCGAAGATGTCGAGGAGACTATCCAGGCCGCTCGCGAGTACGACGGCCCGGCCGTGATCGACGCGATCATCGACCCCGCCGAGAACGTCTTCCCGATGGTTCCCTCCGGCGGCGACAACGGACTGTTCGCCCTGAACGAGCAGCACCTGGAGATGATCTGA
- the ilvC gene encoding ketol-acid reductoisomerase, whose amino-acid sequence MVDEFSTDVYYDEDADESVLDDKTVAVLGYGSQGHAHAQNLDDSGVDVVVGLREGSASRTEAEADGLDVQTPADAVKAADVVSVLVPDTVQPDVYENAIKPNLEEGDTLQFAHGFNIHYGQIEPPEDVDVTMAAPKSPGHLVRRTYKRGEGVPGLVAVYQDATGEAHEEALAYAKAIGCTRAGVIETTFQEETETDLFGEQAVLCGGVTEMMKVGYETLVDAGYSEEMAYFEVMNEMKLIVDLIYEGGLMEMWDSVSDTAEYGGLTRGEYVIDDSARDGMEQILQEVQNGEFAKEWISENQTNRPSYKQLREAEQNHDIEDVGGRLRELFDWDESDE is encoded by the coding sequence ATGGTAGACGAATTTAGCACGGACGTATACTACGACGAGGACGCTGACGAATCGGTACTGGACGACAAGACAGTCGCAGTGCTGGGCTACGGCAGCCAGGGCCACGCCCACGCGCAGAATCTTGACGACAGCGGGGTCGACGTGGTCGTCGGCCTTCGTGAGGGGTCGGCCTCGCGTACGGAGGCCGAAGCCGACGGCCTGGACGTACAGACGCCGGCCGACGCCGTGAAAGCGGCCGATGTCGTCTCCGTGCTGGTCCCCGATACGGTCCAGCCGGACGTCTACGAGAACGCTATCAAGCCCAACCTCGAGGAGGGCGACACCTTGCAGTTCGCCCACGGGTTCAACATCCATTACGGCCAGATCGAACCACCCGAGGACGTCGACGTGACGATGGCCGCACCCAAGTCACCGGGCCATCTCGTCCGGCGGACCTACAAGCGCGGGGAGGGCGTGCCCGGGCTGGTCGCGGTTTATCAGGACGCCACCGGCGAGGCCCACGAGGAAGCGCTGGCCTACGCGAAGGCCATCGGCTGCACCCGCGCGGGCGTCATCGAGACGACCTTCCAGGAAGAGACCGAGACCGACCTCTTCGGCGAGCAGGCCGTTCTCTGTGGCGGCGTCACCGAGATGATGAAAGTCGGCTACGAGACGCTGGTCGATGCTGGCTACAGCGAGGAAATGGCCTACTTCGAGGTTATGAACGAGATGAAGCTCATCGTCGATCTCATCTACGAGGGTGGGCTGATGGAGATGTGGGATTCCGTCTCCGACACTGCCGAGTACGGCGGGCTGACCCGCGGGGAGTACGTCATCGACGACTCGGCCCGCGACGGGATGGAGCAGATCCTCCAGGAGGTCCAGAACGGCGAGTTCGCCAAGGAGTGGATCTCCGAGAACCAGACGAACCGACCCAGCTACAAGCAGCTCCGAGAAGCCGAGCAGAACCACGATATCGAAGACGTGGGCGGTCGCCTGCGCGAGCTGTTCGACTGGGACGAGAGCGACGAGTAA
- a CDS encoding TMEM165/GDT1 family protein: protein MSEFLTVVIVAATAQLAVLPGEKVQFIIAGLSTRYHPLVVVSAAGAAFAGWTALEILFGNALKGALPTLYLDLFTATLFAVFAVLLLRSAPAKQAQPTATDGGAFGSEGDLDVSLFGYEVPNALGGWLPIFAMMAAGEFGDKTQLITITLAAQYGAHPGIWVGEMLAIIPVSLANAYFFHTFSSQFDARKAHFAGAAIFAFFAADTLLAITTDFSVWETVVGAVSSALSALVVVS from the coding sequence GTGTCTGAGTTCTTGACGGTCGTGATCGTCGCAGCGACGGCACAGCTCGCGGTGCTTCCGGGCGAGAAAGTCCAGTTCATCATCGCGGGCCTCTCGACACGATATCACCCGCTCGTCGTCGTGTCGGCCGCCGGGGCAGCCTTCGCCGGCTGGACGGCGCTGGAGATCCTTTTCGGCAACGCGCTGAAAGGAGCACTGCCGACGCTCTACCTGGATCTGTTCACTGCAACGCTGTTCGCGGTGTTCGCGGTCTTACTGTTGCGGTCGGCCCCGGCAAAGCAGGCGCAACCGACTGCGACCGACGGCGGTGCGTTCGGTAGCGAGGGTGACTTAGATGTCTCGTTGTTCGGCTACGAGGTGCCCAACGCCCTCGGCGGCTGGCTGCCGATCTTTGCGATGATGGCGGCTGGCGAGTTCGGCGACAAGACCCAACTGATCACGATCACGCTGGCGGCTCAGTACGGCGCTCATCCCGGGATCTGGGTCGGCGAGATGCTCGCGATCATCCCCGTGAGTCTCGCGAACGCGTACTTCTTCCACACGTTCTCCAGTCAGTTCGACGCCCGAAAGGCGCACTTCGCCGGCGCGGCGATCTTCGCGTTTTTCGCTGCCGATACGCTACTCGCGATCACGACTGACTTCTCGGTCTGGGAGACCGTCGTCGGGGCGGTCTCGTCGGCACTTTCGGCACTGGTCGTGGTCAGTTGA
- a CDS encoding class I SAM-dependent methyltransferase, with the protein MDPDANRQSWAERSGEFSPEYYAGIGENEVSDALATVLEYYVSTDAAILEIGCSSGRHLEYLRRAGFENLTGIDINDESFEVMAERYPTLAETGAFRAGAIEDIVPEFDDDAFDVVYSVETLQHIHPDDAWVFEELTRVTGDILITAENEGNSPERGRSDGDVSYVNDEFPLYHRDWKRVFTDLGLAQLTTKPTNRDTVRVFRTP; encoded by the coding sequence ATGGATCCAGACGCGAACCGGCAGTCGTGGGCGGAGCGCTCGGGGGAGTTTTCGCCCGAATATTACGCAGGTATCGGAGAAAACGAGGTGAGCGACGCGCTGGCGACAGTACTGGAGTACTACGTCTCGACCGACGCGGCGATCCTCGAGATTGGCTGTAGCTCCGGCCGCCACCTCGAGTACCTGCGTCGGGCTGGGTTCGAGAACCTGACCGGGATCGACATCAACGACGAGTCTTTCGAGGTGATGGCCGAGCGATATCCCACGCTGGCGGAGACGGGGGCCTTTCGGGCGGGTGCAATCGAGGACATCGTCCCGGAGTTCGATGACGATGCCTTCGATGTCGTCTACTCCGTCGAGACGCTGCAGCACATCCACCCCGACGACGCGTGGGTGTTCGAGGAACTGACGCGTGTGACGGGCGATATCCTGATAACTGCCGAAAACGAGGGCAATAGCCCGGAGCGGGGCCGGTCGGACGGCGACGTGAGCTACGTCAACGACGAGTTCCCGCTGTATCACCGCGACTGGAAGCGGGTGTTCACCGACCTCGGTCTCGCTCAGCTCACCACGAAGCCGACGAACCGGGACACGGTACGGGTCTTCAGAACGCCGTGA
- the ilvN gene encoding acetolactate synthase small subunit produces MPGPAPDQRMRPEGRRNSQGIRVDPEAEATHEPRMAVLSALVKHEPGVLSEVSSLFSRRQFNIESLTVGATTDDGTARMTIVIEEPEPGVQQAKKQLRKLIPVIEVEELESAAMRRELALIKVAGDKPDDVQAVAEMYGGDAVDASTNAVTVEITGSKQKIDAAIEAFEQFDVLEIVRTGAAALERGSKTMGATTMESDN; encoded by the coding sequence ATGCCCGGTCCGGCCCCGGACCAGCGGATGCGGCCCGAGGGTCGGCGCAACTCCCAGGGGATTCGTGTCGATCCGGAAGCGGAAGCGACACACGAGCCACGGATGGCTGTGCTGTCGGCGCTGGTCAAACACGAGCCCGGCGTCCTCTCTGAGGTCTCCAGCCTGTTCAGCCGTCGGCAGTTCAACATCGAGAGTCTCACTGTGGGCGCGACGACAGACGACGGCACCGCCCGGATGACGATCGTCATCGAGGAGCCTGAGCCGGGCGTCCAGCAGGCGAAAAAACAACTCCGCAAACTCATCCCCGTCATCGAGGTCGAGGAGCTGGAGTCGGCGGCCATGCGCCGTGAGCTGGCGCTGATCAAGGTCGCCGGCGACAAGCCCGACGACGTGCAGGCGGTCGCGGAGATGTACGGTGGCGACGCCGTCGACGCTTCGACGAACGCAGTGACTGTCGAGATCACCGGCAGCAAACAGAAGATCGATGCCGCGATCGAGGCCTTCGAGCAGTTCGACGTGCTCGAGATCGTCCGCACCGGCGCGGCCGCCCTCGAACGCGGCTCGAAGACGATGGGCGCGACGACAATGGAAAGCGATAACTGA
- a CDS encoding adenylosuccinate synthase → MTVTIVGSQLGDEGKGGVVDLYGDAADVVVRYQGGDNAGHTVVEGGETYKLSLVPSGAVRGKIGVLGNGCVINPRTLFEEIDALRDRGLDPDIRVAERAHVIMPFHRVLDSIEEDVKSEDDQEVGTTGRGIGPTYEDKAGRRGVRIGDLLDPDVLRERLEYVVPQKRAIVEDVYGLDPDELDYPKAFDVEALHEEFSEYGRRLESMAVNAGQFLSEARAEGDNVMLEGAQGTLLDIDHGNYPYVTSSNPTAGGACVGSGLAPGVVGDGEVIGIVKAYLSRVGSGPMPTELGGVVEDTPGYDEQGEGDNEELATYIREEGDEYGTVTGRPRRVGWLDVPMLRHAARVSGFTGLVVNHVDTLAGLDEVNVGHAYTLDGEQLETVPPTTEEWARCDATLRTFDGWPQQDWGAVAEAGYEALHENARAYLEYLSDELDTPIYAVGIGPGRDQSLVLEEPEY, encoded by the coding sequence ATGACTGTCACGATCGTCGGCTCACAGCTCGGCGACGAGGGAAAAGGCGGCGTCGTCGATCTCTACGGCGACGCGGCCGACGTCGTCGTTCGCTATCAGGGCGGAGATAACGCGGGCCACACCGTCGTCGAGGGTGGGGAGACCTACAAACTCTCGCTGGTGCCCAGCGGTGCGGTCCGGGGCAAGATCGGTGTGCTCGGAAACGGCTGCGTGATCAACCCGCGGACACTGTTCGAGGAGATCGACGCGCTGCGCGATCGGGGGCTCGATCCGGATATCAGAGTTGCCGAGCGCGCTCACGTGATCATGCCGTTCCACCGTGTACTGGACTCCATCGAAGAGGACGTCAAAAGCGAGGACGACCAGGAAGTCGGGACCACGGGCCGGGGGATCGGCCCGACCTACGAGGACAAGGCCGGCCGTCGCGGGGTCCGCATCGGCGACCTGCTCGATCCCGACGTGCTCCGCGAACGGCTGGAGTACGTCGTCCCGCAGAAACGCGCGATCGTCGAGGACGTCTACGGGTTGGATCCGGACGAACTGGACTACCCGAAGGCCTTCGACGTCGAGGCCCTCCACGAGGAGTTCAGCGAGTACGGCCGCCGGCTGGAATCGATGGCCGTCAATGCCGGCCAGTTCCTCAGCGAGGCACGGGCCGAGGGCGACAACGTCATGCTCGAAGGGGCACAGGGGACGCTGCTCGATATCGATCACGGCAACTACCCGTACGTCACCTCCTCGAACCCGACCGCTGGCGGGGCCTGCGTCGGCAGCGGCCTGGCACCTGGCGTCGTCGGCGACGGCGAGGTGATCGGCATCGTCAAGGCGTACCTCTCGCGCGTCGGCTCCGGCCCCATGCCGACGGAACTGGGCGGCGTCGTCGAGGACACGCCCGGGTACGACGAGCAGGGCGAAGGTGACAACGAGGAGCTGGCGACGTACATCCGCGAGGAGGGCGACGAGTACGGCACCGTCACCGGCCGTCCCCGTCGAGTCGGCTGGCTCGACGTGCCGATGCTCCGCCACGCCGCGCGTGTGTCCGGGTTCACTGGTTTGGTAGTCAACCACGTCGACACGCTGGCTGGACTGGACGAGGTGAACGTCGGCCATGCCTACACGCTCGACGGCGAACAGCTGGAGACGGTCCCGCCGACGACAGAGGAGTGGGCCCGCTGTGACGCCACGCTTCGCACGTTCGACGGCTGGCCACAGCAAGACTGGGGCGCCGTCGCCGAGGCGGGCTACGAGGCGCTGCACGAGAACGCCCGGGCGTACCTGGAGTATCTCAGCGACGAACTCGACACGCCGATCTACGCGGTCGGGATCGGCCCCGGGCGCGACCAGTCGCTCGTCCTCGAAGAACCCGAGTACTGA
- a CDS encoding DUF5779 family protein gives MAEFDLDLQAVEDKLDGTDDGDGRIVLDILDGSTADEEWVELIEDGDVLVLSVEGDVNERAAGFAREIRDMGGELVHFRGFLVIAPPNVAVDTDRLN, from the coding sequence ATGGCCGAGTTCGATCTCGATTTGCAGGCCGTCGAGGACAAACTCGATGGAACCGACGACGGGGACGGGCGGATCGTGCTCGATATCCTCGACGGAAGTACAGCCGACGAGGAGTGGGTCGAGTTGATCGAAGACGGGGACGTCCTCGTGCTCAGCGTCGAGGGCGACGTCAACGAGCGCGCGGCCGGTTTCGCCCGGGAGATACGGGATATGGGTGGAGAACTCGTCCACTTCCGAGGCTTTCTCGTCATCGCACCGCCGAACGTGGCAGTCGACACCGACCGACTCAACTGA
- a CDS encoding LeuA family protein, whose protein sequence is MPRARRSLRRIEFFQGTLDSTSEIDEARIFDTTLRDGEQSPGTSFSYEDKREIAALLDEMGTHVIEAGFPVNSDAEFEAVRDIAASTSTTVCGLARVVEDDVEAALDSGVELVHVFVSTSDVQLQDSMHATREDALHRAVESVERVKEAGVECMFSPMDATRTDESFLIEVVEAVSEAGTDWINIPDTTGVATPGRFEDLVGTVVEHTDARVDVHTHDDFGLATANALSGYEAGAAQAQVSVNGIGERAGNAAYEEVAMALESLYDVDTGIDTTRITELSRLIEEKSSIATPGNKPVVGDNAFAHESGIHAAGVIENADTFEPGVMTPEMVGAERELVLGKHTGTHSVRERLTEAGYNPTDEEVRQVTRRVKDYGAEKRQVTLDVLERFADEVGVDRARTEEVRA, encoded by the coding sequence ATACCGAGGGCACGTCGGAGTCTCCGGCGGATCGAGTTCTTCCAGGGCACACTCGATAGCACCTCTGAAATCGACGAGGCACGAATTTTCGATACGACGCTCCGTGACGGGGAGCAGTCGCCTGGTACGTCGTTTAGTTACGAAGACAAACGCGAGATAGCCGCGCTGCTCGACGAGATGGGAACCCACGTCATCGAGGCCGGGTTCCCCGTCAACTCCGACGCGGAGTTCGAGGCGGTCCGGGACATCGCCGCCTCGACCTCGACGACCGTCTGTGGACTGGCCCGTGTCGTCGAGGACGACGTCGAAGCGGCGCTCGATTCGGGCGTTGAACTGGTTCACGTGTTCGTCTCGACCAGCGACGTCCAACTGCAGGACAGCATGCACGCCACCCGCGAGGACGCGTTGCACCGCGCGGTCGAGTCCGTCGAGCGCGTCAAAGAGGCCGGCGTCGAGTGCATGTTCTCGCCGATGGACGCGACCCGGACCGACGAGTCGTTCCTGATCGAGGTCGTCGAGGCCGTCTCCGAGGCGGGCACCGACTGGATCAACATCCCGGACACCACGGGCGTCGCGACCCCCGGCCGGTTCGAGGATCTGGTCGGGACGGTCGTCGAGCACACCGACGCCCGCGTGGACGTCCACACCCACGACGACTTCGGGCTGGCGACGGCAAACGCCCTGTCGGGCTACGAGGCCGGCGCGGCTCAGGCGCAGGTGTCGGTCAACGGCATCGGCGAACGGGCTGGCAACGCCGCTTACGAGGAAGTCGCGATGGCGCTGGAGAGCCTCTACGATGTCGACACCGGGATCGATACGACCCGGATCACTGAACTGTCACGGCTCATCGAGGAGAAGAGTTCGATCGCCACTCCCGGGAACAAGCCGGTCGTCGGCGACAACGCCTTTGCCCACGAGAGCGGCATCCACGCCGCCGGCGTCATCGAGAACGCTGACACCTTCGAGCCGGGCGTGATGACGCCCGAGATGGTGGGGGCCGAACGCGAACTGGTGTTGGGCAAACACACTGGCACCCACTCCGTCCGCGAGCGGCTGACCGAGGCCGGGTACAACCCGACCGACGAGGAGGTCCGGCAGGTAACCCGCCGCGTCAAGGACTACGGCGCGGAGAAACGGCAGGTCACGCTGGACGTCCTCGAACGGTTCGCCGACGAGGTCGGCGTCGACCGCGCACGAACTGAGGAGGTCCGTGCCTGA
- a CDS encoding DUF7527 domain-containing protein, producing MTTRAADRVDEWESRPFTDGYEQLRTLADRSFSGAVTAGRATLYLINGTAVDVLGGSIEDFEDATGTVREAPTPALSLLAVMQERGDDVRAKYYSEETALSEADRKLSDGGFTGYVELSENVLSGDYYVLYQGGKSMSVAFLGESERLVYGEDAFERADEEVGIYKVYPVSIDPIEIPEPEEPESDPPSGTGEEPQSETDASDSATADPSHAADADADADSAGSQAETSATADSRDAEPATDTVPADELSADTGRSAETDSSASASDAGESAASTGDADRTEMSEDADSVHRGGRGTDTVPRERTDPPETTRDTPTTRDDDVARDAPTTRDDDVARDAPAARDDASERGQPSRSQDESTRDYPSERAQAPSEREEGRRREQSGGDRRPDTPSRESGSRRDRQPRDADAAITEHVDDAAGGSDDRDGGSSDTSLERRVIPSVDPGRTWTPEDDHTGTDPEYEQPAGATGDRRTNSESSARSAANRSASTRSPAGSQPAQSEDTRAEIADLQQRIDELEAERGDLEAERDELQAQLEQVRDERDDLREEVQTLREQVATLEDRLEAQTTSSEAGSPPSGSDTSSGQSLTPQEAIAGTNLFVRYGSKSGATLSAAHDGDADATAVNDNLSLEYHTEFDDATATVDGEPYESFLEGTIHYRFVAWLVEDLLYAVRDTGHRSSLADLYDAIPRIDRVQFAGTVSADADAEDGDSRADTSFDVVVRDRMGNPLIVTNLNDSRSATTEGMMTDLVTAARQVGDIHERLAGAFFVTSSFFDPDALETAAEATGGGLLSRDKRESFVRLSRKDGFHLCLVESRDDDFHLSVPEL from the coding sequence ATGACGACGCGCGCGGCCGACCGAGTGGACGAGTGGGAATCGCGTCCGTTCACCGACGGTTACGAGCAACTGCGGACGCTCGCCGACCGGTCGTTCTCCGGTGCGGTCACGGCGGGTCGTGCGACGCTGTATCTGATCAACGGGACCGCTGTCGACGTCCTCGGCGGGTCCATCGAGGACTTCGAGGACGCGACCGGGACGGTCCGGGAAGCACCGACGCCGGCGCTCTCGCTTCTGGCCGTGATGCAGGAACGGGGCGACGACGTCCGGGCGAAATACTACAGCGAGGAGACCGCGCTGAGCGAGGCCGACCGAAAGCTCTCCGACGGCGGTTTCACTGGCTACGTCGAACTCTCGGAGAACGTCCTCAGCGGCGACTACTACGTTCTCTACCAGGGCGGCAAATCGATGAGCGTCGCCTTCCTCGGCGAGAGCGAGCGACTGGTATACGGCGAGGACGCCTTCGAGCGTGCCGACGAGGAGGTCGGCATCTACAAGGTCTATCCGGTGTCGATCGACCCGATCGAGATCCCGGAGCCCGAGGAGCCAGAATCCGACCCTCCGTCCGGAACCGGCGAGGAACCGCAATCGGAGACCGACGCTTCCGACTCGGCGACGGCTGATCCGTCACACGCGGCTGACGCCGATGCCGACGCCGACTCGGCCGGCTCGCAGGCGGAGACGTCCGCAACTGCGGACTCACGGGACGCTGAGCCGGCGACCGATACGGTGCCAGCGGACGAGTTGTCGGCCGATACTGGCCGTTCGGCCGAGACCGACTCGTCCGCGTCAGCGAGCGACGCCGGCGAGTCCGCAGCCTCGACAGGAGATGCCGATCGGACCGAGATGTCGGAAGATGCCGACAGCGTACACCGTGGTGGGCGCGGCACTGATACGGTCCCCCGTGAGCGTACGGATCCACCTGAAACGACGCGTGATACCCCGACGACGCGGGACGATGACGTGGCGCGTGATGCCCCGACGACGCGGGACGATGACGTGGCGCGTGATGCCCCGGCGGCGCGAGACGACGCGTCCGAACGCGGGCAACCGTCCCGGTCACAGGACGAGAGCACGCGTGACTACCCGAGCGAACGAGCGCAAGCGCCATCCGAGCGCGAAGAGGGCCGTCGGCGCGAGCAGAGTGGTGGCGACCGGCGACCCGACACACCGTCCCGCGAGTCCGGGTCGCGACGGGATCGCCAGCCCCGTGACGCCGACGCTGCTATCACCGAACACGTCGACGACGCGGCGGGCGGATCCGACGATCGGGACGGCGGCTCCAGTGATACCTCCCTCGAGCGGCGCGTGATCCCGTCCGTCGATCCCGGCCGGACGTGGACTCCAGAGGACGATCACACCGGCACCGACCCCGAGTACGAACAGCCCGCGGGCGCGACTGGCGACCGCCGGACGAACAGCGAGTCGTCCGCCCGGTCAGCAGCCAATCGATCGGCGTCCACGCGCTCGCCAGCGGGCTCCCAGCCCGCACAGTCCGAGGACACGCGGGCTGAAATCGCCGATCTTCAGCAGCGGATCGACGAGCTCGAGGCCGAACGCGGGGACCTCGAAGCCGAACGCGACGAGCTGCAGGCCCAGCTCGAGCAGGTCCGGGACGAGCGGGACGACCTCCGGGAAGAGGTGCAGACGCTTCGCGAGCAGGTGGCGACTCTCGAGGACCGTCTCGAAGCACAGACAACCTCGTCCGAAGCGGGATCGCCTCCATCCGGCAGTGATACGTCGTCGGGACAGTCCCTCACACCGCAGGAAGCCATCGCCGGCACGAACCTGTTCGTCCGCTACGGCTCGAAAAGCGGCGCGACGCTGTCGGCGGCCCACGATGGCGACGCCGACGCGACGGCCGTCAACGACAACCTCTCGCTGGAGTACCACACGGAGTTCGACGACGCGACGGCCACCGTCGACGGCGAACCGTACGAGTCGTTCCTCGAGGGGACGATCCACTACCGATTCGTCGCGTGGCTCGTCGAGGATCTCCTCTATGCGGTCCGGGACACGGGTCATCGGAGTTCGCTCGCGGATCTGTATGACGCGATCCCCCGGATCGATCGCGTGCAGTTCGCCGGTACGGTCTCGGCCGATGCGGACGCCGAGGACGGAGACTCCCGTGCGGATACGTCGTTCGATGTCGTGGTGCGCGACCGGATGGGCAATCCGCTGATCGTGACGAACCTCAACGATTCCCGGTCGGCGACGACCGAGGGGATGATGACCGACCTCGTCACCGCCGCGAGGCAGGTTGGGGACATACACGAGCGACTCGCCGGCGCGTTTTTCGTCACGTCGAGCTTCTTCGACCCGGATGCCCTCGAAACGGCCGCGGAAGCGACCGGCGGCGGGCTGCTCAGCCGTGACAAGCGCGAGAGCTTCGTGCGACTATCGAGAAAAGACGGCTTTCACCTCTGTCTGGTCGAGTCACGCGACGACGACTTCCACCTCTCGGTGCCGGAACTTTAG